A region of Sulfurovum sp. DNA encodes the following proteins:
- the truD gene encoding tRNA pseudouridine(13) synthase TruD, with protein sequence MKLIYPLNIKNEFLFNASSRDFTVEEIPLYEFSGEGEHLVLKIRKKEMTTWEMLDAISTHLGIRRRDIGYAGLKDKHAMTIQYISLPIKFETKMTTFTHEKIKILDTFCHHNKIRIGHLKGNYFEIRLKKVLGVQKDKLNSVLKWIKANGVPNYFGNQRFGVNGNNWEEGKKLLEGTLKMRDKKTSEFLMGSYQSYLFNKWLTKRMELNLLLEKFSEVEVEQIMKLPKGSLNGIKKQPHFYKLIEGDLMMHYPYGRLFEAEELETEAQRFVVKDIAPTGLIAGNKTKRSTGLAGYFERIFDEEMKLFGTRRYAWVQVNNIKKHYIEERAHYELSFTLPKGSYATNVLDILRGDLL encoded by the coding sequence AATTTAGCGGAGAAGGGGAACACCTGGTATTAAAAATACGAAAAAAAGAGATGACCACATGGGAAATGCTCGATGCCATCTCAACCCATCTTGGTATCAGACGGCGTGATATTGGATATGCGGGACTTAAAGACAAGCATGCTATGACTATACAGTACATTTCACTACCAATAAAGTTTGAAACAAAAATGACAACCTTTACTCACGAAAAGATTAAGATACTTGATACCTTTTGTCATCATAATAAAATACGTATTGGACACCTCAAAGGAAACTATTTTGAAATACGCCTTAAAAAAGTACTTGGGGTACAAAAAGACAAACTTAACTCCGTACTTAAATGGATCAAAGCCAATGGTGTACCCAATTACTTTGGTAACCAGCGTTTTGGTGTCAATGGCAATAATTGGGAAGAGGGTAAAAAGCTACTTGAAGGCACACTCAAAATGCGTGATAAAAAAACATCTGAATTCCTCATGGGATCCTATCAAAGCTATCTCTTCAATAAGTGGCTTACCAAGCGTATGGAGCTTAATCTCCTACTTGAAAAATTTAGCGAAGTAGAGGTAGAACAGATTATGAAACTACCCAAAGGATCACTCAATGGAATCAAGAAGCAGCCTCATTTCTACAAGCTCATCGAAGGTGACCTAATGATGCACTATCCCTACGGTAGGCTCTTTGAGGCAGAAGAGCTTGAAACAGAAGCTCAACGCTTTGTTGTTAAAGATATTGCCCCTACAGGACTCATTGCTGGAAACAAGACAAAACGCTCTACAGGACTAGCAGGATACTTTGAGCGCATATTTGATGAAGAGATGAAGCTTTTTGGTACCAGACGATATGCATGGGTACAAGTAAACAACATTAAAAAACATTATATTGAAGAGCGAGCACACTATGAACTTTCCTTTACGCTGCCTAAGGGCTCATATGCAACAAATGTACTAGATATTTTGAGGGGAGATCTCTTGTAG
- the murA gene encoding UDP-N-acetylglucosamine 1-carboxyvinyltransferase has protein sequence MDYLQIRGGKKLSSMVTISGAKNAALPVIAATILSDKPVMLTNLPNVVDIHTLLKLLDMLGGKVKHEETVACVDNSTINSHKAVYEIVAQMRASILVLGPLLARFGECEVSLPGGCAIGQRPIDLHLKALEAMGAIIEIKGGYVHAVAPKGGLSGTKIIFDTITVGGTENTLMAAALASGTTTIINAAKEPEIVQLCKMLTSAGVKVDGIGTNELIIEGTNGIPLTFPEIEIIPDRIEAGTYLCAGAITNSEITLEAVNPEHMRATIDKLESMGFGFTIKENTITIHPAKKICPVNIVTVEYPGFPTDMQAQLMAVAVVAKGESLIEERLFENRFMHVSELNRLGADIWLKGNTAAIKGVEKLHGADVMATDLRASSALVLAGLVAEGTTNIRRIYHLDRGYDNLEGKLVALGADIVRKKA, from the coding sequence ATGGACTATTTGCAAATTAGAGGAGGTAAAAAACTCAGTAGTATGGTTACCATCAGTGGAGCCAAAAATGCTGCCTTGCCAGTTATTGCCGCAACAATACTTAGCGATAAGCCAGTTATGCTTACGAATTTGCCAAATGTAGTAGATATTCATACACTTCTTAAGCTTTTAGACATGCTTGGAGGAAAAGTCAAGCATGAAGAGACAGTTGCTTGTGTTGATAATAGCACTATCAATTCCCATAAGGCTGTTTATGAGATTGTCGCACAGATGCGTGCTTCCATTTTAGTGCTTGGACCCTTACTTGCACGTTTTGGTGAGTGTGAAGTCTCCCTACCAGGGGGGTGTGCCATTGGGCAAAGACCAATAGATTTACATCTTAAGGCACTTGAAGCAATGGGTGCAATCATTGAAATAAAAGGTGGATACGTCCATGCCGTAGCACCAAAGGGTGGACTAAGTGGCACAAAGATTATTTTTGATACTATTACTGTAGGTGGCACAGAGAATACGCTTATGGCGGCAGCCCTTGCTAGCGGAACTACCACTATTATTAATGCTGCCAAAGAGCCTGAGATAGTACAATTGTGTAAAATGCTTACCTCCGCAGGGGTAAAAGTGGATGGCATAGGCACAAATGAATTGATTATTGAAGGTACCAACGGTATACCATTGACCTTTCCTGAAATAGAGATTATTCCAGATCGTATTGAAGCAGGAACATATCTTTGTGCTGGCGCTATCACCAATTCTGAAATTACTCTTGAAGCAGTAAACCCTGAACATATGCGTGCGACTATCGATAAGCTTGAATCGATGGGATTTGGTTTTACCATAAAGGAGAATACAATTACCATTCATCCTGCCAAGAAGATATGTCCGGTGAATATTGTCACAGTAGAGTATCCTGGTTTTCCCACAGATATGCAGGCACAACTGATGGCAGTTGCAGTTGTAGCCAAAGGAGAAAGCCTCATCGAGGAGCGTCTTTTTGAAAACCGTTTTATGCATGTAAGCGAACTTAACCGTTTGGGTGCTGATATTTGGCTTAAAGGTAACACAGCAGCCATTAAAGGGGTTGAAAAACTTCATGGTGCTGATGTAATGGCAACTGATTTAAGGGCCTCTTCCGCTCTTGTTCTTGCAGGACTAGTGGCAGAAGGTACGACTAATATTAGGCGTATCTACCATCTTGATAGGGGCTATGATAACCTTGAGGGAAAACTGGTTGCTCTTGGTGCAGATATTGTGCGTAAAAAAGCGTAG
- a CDS encoding ATP-dependent helicase: MPLSALNDEQLSAATAPLGHNLIIASAGTGKTSTIVGRIAYLIQSGVDPSSILLLTFTNKAAGEMLTRLEHFFSKNVVSKIESGTFHAISYRWLKQIHPNLTLKQPSELKTLFRSIYEKRNFERMNLSIAPFSATYLYEMYSLYQNASLDDFDIWFLKKYPDHENIMDVYMHIVDEFEEEKIVYGFASFNDLLLRIKAHLETNSILFDEVLVDEYQDTNTLQGALIDSLKPKSLFCVGDYDQSIYAFNGANIENIATFSKRYPNAQIFTLKTNYRSTSPILSLANRVIERNKRIYPKKLEVGRKDKSYPPKLLIYNDLFEQYQAIAHSIKHTHIPNSDIAVIFRNNSSADGIEANLRELKISCKRKGGTSFFDAKEIKFLLDVLSLLINPKDMMAFIHIFEYGGGIGSALSKEMFQCFNYFGRGNFMDGVLHPIEKDLPKLTPKKNMQLGLFDDDLEVGSAARFKELNLPSEVYSHPLLKHPKLTQEGVKFFTNFYQLIQTIKMEQYPSSVLKKIISSRLYEDIIGILSKQRGRLKNGEIDEEKYKIARERIVRKVRLLLDLSMQYKELRRFVNAMILGGGELSEGEGVNLLTVHASKGLEFSEVYVVDLVDGRFPNRKMMSSIEEERRLFYVAVTRAKDRLYLSLAKYDKIKKLEYRPSQFLHEAGLIKEAFIERG; encoded by the coding sequence GTGCCACTCTCGGCTCTCAATGATGAACAGCTGAGTGCTGCCACTGCTCCCCTTGGACACAATCTTATTATTGCTTCTGCTGGTACAGGAAAAACTTCAACGATTGTTGGACGTATCGCTTACCTAATCCAAAGTGGGGTAGATCCCTCTAGTATCTTACTACTAACTTTTACCAATAAGGCTGCTGGAGAGATGCTTACTCGCTTGGAACATTTTTTTTCCAAGAATGTGGTTTCCAAAATAGAATCAGGCACCTTTCATGCTATCAGCTATCGCTGGCTTAAACAGATACATCCCAATCTCACACTTAAGCAACCTAGTGAATTAAAAACACTTTTTCGTAGTATCTATGAAAAACGTAATTTTGAACGAATGAACCTCTCTATAGCTCCTTTTTCGGCTACCTATCTGTATGAGATGTATTCACTTTATCAAAATGCTTCACTGGATGATTTTGATATATGGTTTTTAAAGAAGTATCCTGATCATGAAAATATTATGGATGTCTATATGCATATTGTTGATGAGTTTGAAGAAGAGAAAATAGTCTATGGTTTTGCTTCCTTTAATGACTTATTGTTGCGCATTAAAGCACATTTAGAGACAAATAGTATTCTGTTTGATGAAGTATTGGTAGACGAATATCAGGACACAAACACTCTTCAGGGTGCGCTTATAGATTCCCTCAAGCCAAAGTCACTCTTCTGTGTGGGAGACTATGACCAAAGTATCTATGCATTCAATGGTGCAAATATTGAAAATATTGCCACATTCTCTAAACGTTATCCTAATGCACAGATTTTCACCCTTAAAACAAACTACCGATCTACCTCTCCTATTCTTTCACTTGCTAACCGAGTCATTGAGCGCAATAAGCGAATCTACCCCAAAAAACTGGAAGTGGGACGAAAAGACAAATCATATCCACCTAAACTACTCATTTATAATGATCTCTTCGAGCAGTATCAAGCAATTGCACACTCCATCAAGCATACCCATATACCCAACAGTGATATTGCTGTCATTTTTCGAAATAACTCCTCGGCAGATGGTATTGAGGCAAATTTAAGAGAACTAAAGATAAGTTGTAAGCGCAAAGGAGGCACCAGCTTCTTTGATGCTAAAGAGATTAAGTTTCTACTTGATGTACTTTCACTGCTTATTAACCCTAAAGATATGATGGCGTTTATTCATATTTTTGAATATGGAGGTGGCATAGGGTCAGCTCTCTCTAAGGAGATGTTTCAATGTTTTAACTACTTTGGGCGTGGCAATTTTATGGATGGAGTACTGCACCCCATCGAAAAGGATCTTCCCAAACTTACTCCCAAAAAAAATATGCAACTTGGACTCTTTGATGATGACCTTGAAGTAGGCTCTGCCGCACGCTTCAAAGAGCTGAATTTACCATCTGAGGTCTATAGCCACCCACTACTCAAACATCCCAAGCTAACACAAGAGGGAGTAAAATTTTTTACAAACTTCTACCAACTTATACAAACAATTAAAATGGAGCAATACCCTTCATCTGTACTAAAGAAAATTATCTCATCTAGGCTATACGAAGATATTATAGGAATACTTTCTAAACAACGTGGACGATTAAAAAATGGGGAGATAGACGAAGAAAAATATAAAATAGCAAGAGAACGTATTGTCAGAAAAGTACGTCTTCTGCTTGACCTTTCAATGCAATACAAAGAGCTTCGTCGTTTCGTTAATGCCATGATACTTGGTGGTGGGGAGTTAAGTGAAGGAGAGGGAGTCAACCTACTAACCGTACATGCCTCTAAAGGACTTGAGTTTTCAGAAGTATATGTAGTCGACCTCGTAGATGGTCGTTTTCCTAATCGAAAGATGATGAGCTCTATAGAGGAAGAGAGAAGGCTTTTTTATGTAGCAGTCACCCGTGCCAAAGATAGACTGTATCTCTCACTGGCAAAGTACGATAAGATCAAAAAATTAGAGTACAGACCATCGCAATTCTTGCATGAGGCAGGATTAATTAAGGAAGCGTTTATAGAAAGAGGATAA
- a CDS encoding NYN domain-containing protein: MTKKEDHIALFIDCDNISYRSIEGIINELSKYGVVNIRQAYGNWTKGNLKNWEDKLLEFAIKPIQQFDYSKNKNATDILMTIDAIDLLHTKNIDAFAFATSDSDFTPVVMRVQAEGIKVFGFGEKKTPKPFMVACSQFIFTENLVGSSDDVDISETPVQKEKRKKSGKVLRQDSWLVNLLRTAVEQTADDYGWANLASVGQYINNKSSFSPLNYGYKKFSSLIKEIDLFDIAHDEISKQMSIRDKRWESS; the protein is encoded by the coding sequence ATGACTAAAAAAGAAGATCACATTGCTCTTTTTATTGACTGCGATAACATTTCATATCGTTCGATTGAGGGTATTATTAATGAGTTGAGTAAATATGGTGTGGTGAATATTCGTCAGGCCTATGGAAACTGGACAAAGGGAAACCTTAAAAATTGGGAAGATAAGTTGTTAGAGTTTGCTATTAAGCCTATTCAGCAGTTTGACTACTCTAAAAATAAGAATGCTACAGATATTCTTATGACCATTGATGCTATCGATTTGTTGCACACCAAAAATATAGATGCTTTTGCCTTCGCTACTAGTGACAGTGACTTTACACCGGTAGTAATGCGTGTACAAGCTGAGGGTATCAAGGTCTTTGGTTTTGGAGAAAAAAAGACACCCAAGCCTTTTATGGTTGCCTGCTCTCAGTTTATTTTTACAGAAAATCTTGTTGGCAGTAGTGATGATGTAGATATTTCAGAGACTCCAGTACAAAAAGAAAAACGTAAAAAAAGTGGGAAAGTACTCAGGCAGGATAGTTGGTTGGTGAATTTGCTACGTACAGCAGTGGAGCAGACTGCCGATGATTATGGCTGGGCAAACCTTGCTTCTGTCGGACAATATATCAATAATAAATCTTCCTTTTCCCCACTTAACTATGGCTATAAGAAATTTAGCTCTCTCATTAAGGAGATTGACCTCTTTGATATTGCCCATGATGAAATTAGTAAACAGATGAGTATACGGGATAAGCGGTGGGAGAGTAGTTAG
- the rsmD gene encoding 16S rRNA (guanine(966)-N(2))-methyltransferase RsmD, which translates to MRKTNILKDREKVKLFTTTIIAGVFKGKRIEIPDISTTRSSKSILRESFFNIIQFEIIDRNFIEVFAGSGSVGIEALSRGASQCYFMEYNRIAFRSLENNIGQTDPSRCHTFYGDSFENFKMVYELAKRQGNKSYFYFDPPFSTRDGMDNVYNKTITLIEQIEPEVCEMVAVEHMTSLTMPETIGVLTKIKKKKFGRSTLTCYRPIK; encoded by the coding sequence ATGAGAAAAACCAATATTCTAAAAGATAGAGAGAAAGTTAAGCTCTTTACTACTACCATTATTGCTGGAGTATTTAAGGGCAAACGTATTGAGATACCAGATATCTCTACGACACGCAGTTCTAAATCAATTTTACGTGAGTCTTTCTTTAATATTATTCAATTTGAAATTATTGATCGAAACTTTATTGAAGTTTTTGCTGGCAGTGGTTCGGTTGGGATTGAGGCTCTCAGTCGTGGTGCATCTCAGTGCTACTTTATGGAGTACAATAGGATTGCCTTTCGTTCACTAGAAAATAATATAGGTCAGACCGATCCATCTCGTTGTCATACTTTCTATGGCGATAGTTTTGAAAACTTCAAAATGGTTTATGAGCTTGCTAAACGACAAGGCAATAAGAGCTATTTTTACTTTGATCCCCCCTTTTCTACTCGTGATGGTATGGACAATGTCTACAATAAGACTATTACACTTATTGAGCAGATAGAGCCCGAAGTATGTGAAATGGTTGCTGTTGAGCATATGACTAGTCTGACTATGCCTGAAACAATTGGTGTTTTAACAAAAATAAAAAAGAAAAAATTTGGTCGATCAACACTTACGTGCTATCGACCAATCAAATAG
- a CDS encoding SH3 domain-containing protein: protein MIQHRYFLLLFILLLPSLYADYILKPSKRKTSAIDHMPKGTVADMRKIPQDPAYYARQITPWSKAKQQYADKKFNKKYFKPWSLKRLDIPLRDFGWEIHFVTNNKLYTVNRKMIPSSLYKRWIKNANYKIKDSKRLYAVTTKRTNIHALPTLQSFYLDPKKTGEGFPFNYNQNSALHMNVPLYVSHFSKDKKWAFVRASYAFGWVRVRDIAFVSKNFIQKFKNGNYAITIKDNLRLYNEKGKEISFVKLGTLFPIAKDNKHYLAAARSVAGKAIFKKVQVKVSNLIAKKPLPFTAPNVARVAKEFYGEPYGWGGGYDCRDCSATTRDFMGVFGIFLRRNSSKQARDGKPIFIGGLSVNEKKQQIIHKAKPFRSLLYLPGHITLYLGQYKGEPVIMHSYWGVRKKDGSKLIMGRTVITTTEPGKEKNDTNPNSRLINTIQRIVKF from the coding sequence ATGATACAACACCGATATTTTTTATTACTCTTCATATTACTTCTCCCATCGCTCTATGCAGATTATATTCTAAAGCCAAGCAAACGTAAAACCAGTGCAATAGACCATATGCCAAAAGGTACTGTAGCAGATATGCGGAAGATTCCACAAGATCCTGCTTACTACGCAAGACAGATTACACCATGGTCAAAAGCAAAACAGCAATATGCAGATAAGAAGTTTAATAAAAAATATTTTAAGCCTTGGTCCCTGAAGAGACTTGATATTCCTTTGAGAGATTTTGGTTGGGAGATACATTTTGTTACGAACAATAAACTCTATACAGTAAATCGAAAAATGATTCCAAGTTCTCTCTATAAACGTTGGATTAAAAATGCCAATTACAAGATCAAAGACTCTAAACGTCTCTATGCCGTCACGACTAAGCGTACAAATATACATGCCTTGCCTACTTTACAGTCTTTCTACCTTGATCCCAAAAAAACCGGAGAAGGATTCCCTTTTAATTACAATCAAAACTCTGCACTTCATATGAATGTCCCACTTTATGTTTCCCATTTCTCTAAGGATAAAAAATGGGCATTTGTGCGTGCTTCTTATGCATTTGGATGGGTTAGGGTACGAGATATTGCATTTGTTAGTAAAAATTTTATACAAAAGTTTAAGAATGGAAACTATGCCATAACCATTAAAGATAATCTACGACTTTACAATGAAAAAGGCAAAGAGATTAGTTTTGTTAAATTGGGCACCCTTTTTCCTATTGCTAAAGATAACAAGCACTATCTTGCGGCAGCACGTAGTGTGGCAGGAAAAGCAATTTTTAAAAAGGTACAAGTAAAAGTATCGAACCTTATTGCCAAAAAGCCACTACCTTTTACTGCACCAAATGTTGCAAGGGTTGCCAAAGAGTTTTACGGTGAGCCCTATGGCTGGGGAGGTGGATATGACTGCCGTGACTGTTCAGCAACTACACGGGATTTTATGGGTGTATTTGGTATTTTCTTACGACGCAATTCTAGCAAACAAGCACGAGACGGGAAGCCTATTTTTATTGGAGGGCTTTCAGTAAATGAAAAAAAGCAACAAATTATTCATAAAGCAAAGCCTTTTCGTTCCCTATTGTATCTCCCTGGTCATATTACACTCTATTTGGGTCAATACAAAGGTGAGCCCGTTATTATGCATAGCTACTGGGGTGTCCGAAAGAAAGATGGCAGTAAGCTGATTATGGGTCGTACGGTTATTACGACCACAGAACCAGGTAAGGAGAAAAACGATACCAACCCAAATAGTCGATTGATCAATACAATTCAAAGAATTGTGAAGTTTTAG
- a CDS encoding methyltransferase domain-containing protein: MKIQRAFSQNAKAYDQVNIIQKKVIQKLISKIEESPMRLLDIGCGNGTFYNAVCWPIEIFVGIDFAEGMLSLHPQPTSVNLLRRDFNMPNTFKGLESYHFDRIVSSSALQWATNLNKTLAQIAKLNVPVSFSIFTSNTFKTLHETAGLSPILRSKDEVISLLQKYFSGKIEILHYTLEFTSVREMFRYMKRSGVGASRNTLCYKEMKKLMREYPLHYLEYEVVILHEQDIHQRTV; this comes from the coding sequence ATGAAAATTCAACGAGCGTTCTCACAAAATGCAAAAGCTTATGATCAGGTCAATATTATTCAAAAAAAGGTTATACAAAAACTTATTTCTAAAATAGAAGAGTCTCCAATGAGACTGCTTGATATTGGTTGTGGGAATGGTACTTTTTACAATGCAGTTTGCTGGCCAATAGAAATTTTTGTTGGGATAGACTTTGCTGAAGGTATGCTCTCGTTGCATCCTCAACCTACATCAGTGAACCTCTTGAGGCGAGATTTTAATATGCCAAATACATTCAAAGGATTGGAAAGTTACCATTTTGACCGTATTGTTTCATCTTCCGCACTTCAGTGGGCAACCAACCTTAACAAAACACTGGCACAGATAGCCAAACTCAATGTGCCTGTCTCATTCTCTATCTTTACGTCAAATACTTTTAAAACACTTCATGAAACTGCAGGACTCTCGCCCATCCTTCGAAGCAAAGATGAGGTTATCTCTTTATTGCAAAAATATTTTAGCGGTAAAATAGAAATTTTACACTACACACTTGAGTTCACATCGGTGCGTGAGATGTTCCGTTACATGAAACGTAGTGGGGTGGGTGCCAGTAGAAATACCCTATGCTACAAGGAAATGAAAAAACTGATGAGAGAGTACCCTCTTCATTATTTGGAGTATGAAGTTGTCATACTGCATGAACAAGATATACACCAAAGAACAGTTTAA
- a CDS encoding class I SAM-dependent methyltransferase, translating into MIFTKEPISEILSKLREVLKGQKKVSFLVLHPDLMLGSYAGTIVKIGSKDYLYRSLRAWFELAELLECRMLVPQRVDVSHLQITFERLKEDSFHVVEEDQEEKYGSNSLFSSIHKMEEPTFYYYYVEALKHIKIAERTRILDLGINRGDEFSVIRDMVTPEQYQSMEFLGIDHSKSALQEARISFPEKNVSFHLCDIDRLNEYQLEHFDLLISIGTLQSSGIRFKPLLMYLVQHCLNKDNAALILGFPNSRWRDGEMVYGAKATHYNFNEMGVVLEDILFAKRYLQQKKYRVMITGKQYLFLSAVRIEIK; encoded by the coding sequence ATGATATTCACAAAAGAACCTATTTCTGAAATACTTTCCAAACTAAGAGAAGTACTTAAAGGGCAGAAAAAAGTTAGCTTCCTTGTACTTCATCCAGACCTTATGTTGGGAAGCTATGCTGGCACTATCGTAAAAATAGGAAGCAAAGACTATCTCTACCGTAGTTTGCGTGCATGGTTTGAGCTTGCAGAACTACTAGAGTGTCGCATGCTTGTACCACAGAGGGTTGATGTATCTCATCTTCAGATAACATTTGAACGGCTTAAAGAAGATTCCTTTCATGTAGTAGAAGAAGATCAAGAGGAGAAGTATGGAAGCAACTCCTTGTTCTCTTCCATACACAAAATGGAAGAGCCCACTTTTTACTACTATTATGTCGAGGCACTAAAGCATATCAAGATAGCCGAACGTACACGCATCCTTGATCTTGGCATCAACAGAGGAGATGAGTTTAGTGTCATTAGGGACATGGTAACACCAGAGCAGTATCAATCCATGGAATTTCTTGGCATTGATCACTCCAAAAGTGCACTCCAAGAGGCACGCATCTCTTTTCCTGAAAAGAATGTTTCCTTTCATCTTTGTGACATAGATAGACTTAATGAGTATCAACTTGAGCACTTTGATCTACTGATCTCCATTGGGACACTTCAGAGTTCAGGTATTCGTTTTAAGCCACTACTCATGTATCTGGTGCAGCATTGTCTCAACAAAGATAATGCTGCACTTATTCTTGGTTTTCCAAATTCTAGATGGAGAGATGGAGAGATGGTCTATGGTGCAAAAGCAACTCACTACAACTTTAATGAAATGGGGGTAGTTCTTGAAGATATTCTCTTTGCAAAACGCTATCTTCAACAAAAAAAATATCGTGTCATGATCACTGGAAAGCAATATCTCTTTCTATCCGCTGTTCGTATTGAGATCAAATAG
- a CDS encoding DUF3365 domain-containing protein, translating to MKRIQLLLGATLIFGSNLFAQDNIKSEGINYIKMLGGALKNELKAHIKKDPSGLKALTFCTGSAKKITNDVNAKLPAYAKVRRTALRVRNNKTNTPDKVDKEVMEAYKKSIAAKTFTSKDIKVIKVGDTTRVYKPLTIKKVCLKCHGTNLSPKITKVLKGAYPDDNAIGFKEGDLRGVIVAEIKKH from the coding sequence ATGAAAAGAATACAATTACTTTTAGGTGCAACTTTAATCTTTGGGAGCAACCTCTTTGCTCAAGATAATATCAAATCAGAAGGTATCAACTATATAAAAATGCTTGGTGGCGCACTTAAAAATGAACTCAAGGCACACATAAAAAAGGACCCAAGCGGATTGAAGGCATTAACATTTTGTACTGGAAGTGCCAAGAAGATCACTAATGATGTCAATGCAAAACTCCCCGCATATGCAAAGGTCAGAAGAACAGCACTAAGAGTTAGAAACAACAAAACCAATACTCCTGACAAAGTTGATAAAGAGGTCATGGAAGCTTACAAAAAATCCATAGCAGCTAAAACATTTACCTCCAAAGACATTAAAGTCATTAAAGTAGGGGATACAACACGTGTTTACAAACCACTTACAATCAAAAAGGTCTGTCTCAAGTGCCATGGTACAAATCTCTCACCCAAGATTACAAAGGTACTTAAAGGTGCCTATCCAGACGATAATGCAATAGGTTTTAAAGAGGGTGATTTAAGAGGAGTGATTGTAGCAGAAATCAAAAAACACTAA
- a CDS encoding TetR/AcrR family transcriptional regulator — protein sequence MSHRRDNPSNGIKQSALYNHFQNKDEILATLISDLTSSAIVTLFSNKEGQVLHKQGKALLMSIATTFKLLSFDSQNEALFKLLMQEIFKNDRIREIYNEYFYQENVKKLSGIFFSMMQDEIICSSDPLLLANEFFSPLFFYQMQISLLKLDKKSTSSVISMFEKHVDYFWENIKHEPTDSLF from the coding sequence ATGAGTCATAGAAGAGATAATCCATCAAATGGCATTAAGCAGAGTGCCCTCTATAACCATTTTCAAAATAAAGATGAGATACTTGCAACACTTATCAGTGACCTCACCTCCTCGGCAATAGTGACGTTATTTAGCAACAAAGAGGGTCAAGTGCTCCATAAGCAAGGAAAAGCTCTTTTGATGAGTATTGCCACGACCTTTAAGCTTTTAAGCTTTGATAGCCAAAATGAGGCACTTTTTAAGTTACTAATGCAGGAGATATTTAAAAACGACCGTATTAGAGAGATATATAATGAATATTTTTACCAAGAGAACGTCAAAAAACTCTCTGGTATCTTCTTTTCGATGATGCAAGATGAGATAATATGCTCATCAGACCCCCTATTGCTAGCCAATGAGTTTTTTTCACCACTCTTTTTTTACCAGATGCAGATCTCTTTGCTTAAACTAGATAAAAAATCGACCTCTTCTGTGATCTCAATGTTTGAAAAACATGTTGATTATTTCTGGGAAAATATAAAACATGAGCCAACAGACTCACTTTTCTAA
- a CDS encoding class I SAM-dependent methyltransferase, whose protein sequence is MKEDMFANKSKNWDMNSKRVRNTRNITELIVKNIKLNHNMELMDFGAGTGLLSFLIAPFVKKITAVDNSPSMLREFKNKCSEFACETEIIKKDLSEEVLERVFDGIISSMTIHHLEDTYQLFRKFYQMLKKGGFIAIADLDIEDGSFHSDNRGVFHHGFDRKVLRTIAKEAGFREIQFETASTISKPQREFTVFLMTAYRD, encoded by the coding sequence ATGAAAGAGGATATGTTTGCCAATAAATCAAAAAACTGGGATATGAATTCAAAACGTGTTAGGAATACACGCAATATTACTGAACTAATAGTAAAGAATATAAAACTTAATCACAATATGGAATTGATGGACTTTGGTGCTGGTACAGGACTATTGAGCTTTCTTATTGCACCGTTTGTCAAAAAAATTACAGCAGTAGATAACTCCCCTTCTATGTTAAGAGAGTTTAAAAATAAATGTAGTGAGTTTGCCTGTGAAACAGAAATAATAAAAAAAGACCTCTCCGAAGAGGTACTCGAGAGAGTATTTGATGGGATTATCTCTTCTATGACTATTCATCATCTAGAGGATACATATCAACTCTTTAGAAAATTTTATCAGATGCTTAAGAAAGGTGGTTTTATTGCCATTGCTGATTTGGATATTGAAGATGGTAGCTTTCATTCTGACAACAGAGGTGTTTTTCATCATGGATTTGACCGAAAAGTACTTCGTACCATTGCAAAAGAAGCCGGCTTTAGAGAGATACAGTTTGAGACAGCATCAACAATCAGTAAACCTCAAAGAGAATTTACTGTTTTTTTGATGACTGCATATAGAGATTAG